One Peterkaempfera bronchialis DNA window includes the following coding sequences:
- a CDS encoding cysteine desulfurase/sulfurtransferase TusA family protein translates to MPYFDAASTAPLHPVARQALTAALDEGWADPARLYRDGRRARMLLDAARETAAEVLGARPDEVSFTTSGTQAVQLGVLGALAGNRRTGRHLVHSAVEHSSLLHAAEVHAAAGGEVTEVPVDRLGRVNAARFAAALRPAGVGGVGGVGGGVGGATALACLQSANHEVGTVQPVAEAAELCAAAGVPLLVDAAQSAGRVPVPGGWSLLAASAHKWGGPAGVGVLAVRKGVRYSSPLPADERERGRVPGFVNVPAIVAAAASLRAVRGEAEAEGARLHALVERIRARVPQLVPDVEVVGDPVHRLPHIVTFSCLYVDGEVLLTELDRAGFAVSSGSSCTSSTLTPSHVLKAMGVLTEGNVRVSLPYGAEEADVERFLEVLPEVVGTVRAPLGLDAPPSAASAPAPVLVVNALGRRCPIPVIELAKRIGEVPAGGTVAVLSDDEAARLDIPAWCGMRGEEYAGEAPAADYGGDRGTAYLVVRRG, encoded by the coding sequence GTGCCCTACTTCGACGCGGCCTCCACCGCACCCCTGCACCCGGTCGCCCGGCAGGCGCTGACCGCCGCTCTGGACGAGGGCTGGGCCGACCCCGCCCGGCTCTACCGGGACGGGCGGCGGGCCCGGATGCTGCTGGACGCCGCGCGGGAGACCGCCGCCGAGGTGCTGGGCGCCCGGCCGGACGAGGTCTCCTTCACCACCTCCGGTACCCAGGCCGTGCAGCTCGGGGTGCTGGGCGCGCTGGCCGGCAACCGGCGGACGGGGCGTCACCTGGTGCACTCGGCGGTGGAGCACTCCAGCCTGCTGCACGCCGCCGAGGTGCACGCGGCGGCCGGCGGCGAGGTGACCGAGGTGCCGGTGGACCGGCTGGGGCGGGTGAATGCGGCACGGTTCGCCGCCGCGCTGCGGCCCGCCGGGGTCGGCGGGGTCGGCGGGGTCGGCGGCGGGGTGGGCGGTGCCACCGCCCTGGCCTGCCTCCAGTCCGCCAACCATGAGGTGGGCACCGTGCAGCCGGTGGCCGAGGCCGCCGAGCTGTGCGCCGCGGCCGGGGTGCCGCTGCTGGTGGACGCGGCGCAGAGCGCCGGCCGGGTGCCGGTCCCCGGCGGCTGGTCGCTGCTGGCCGCCAGCGCCCACAAGTGGGGCGGCCCGGCCGGGGTGGGGGTGCTGGCGGTACGGAAGGGGGTGCGCTACTCCTCCCCGCTGCCCGCCGACGAGCGGGAGCGCGGCCGGGTGCCGGGCTTCGTCAACGTCCCGGCGATCGTGGCCGCCGCCGCCTCGCTGCGCGCCGTACGTGGGGAGGCCGAGGCGGAGGGCGCCCGGCTGCACGCCCTGGTGGAGCGGATCCGGGCGCGGGTGCCGCAGCTGGTGCCGGATGTGGAGGTGGTGGGCGACCCGGTGCACCGGCTCCCCCACATCGTGACCTTCTCCTGCCTCTATGTGGACGGCGAGGTGCTGCTCACCGAGCTGGACCGGGCCGGCTTCGCGGTCTCCTCCGGCTCGTCCTGCACCTCCAGCACGCTGACCCCGAGCCATGTGCTCAAGGCGATGGGGGTGCTGACCGAGGGCAATGTGCGGGTCTCGCTGCCGTACGGCGCCGAGGAGGCCGATGTGGAGCGCTTCCTGGAGGTACTTCCCGAAGTGGTGGGCACGGTGCGCGCCCCCCTGGGCCTGGACGCGCCCCCCTCCGCCGCCTCCGCGCCCGCCCCGGTGCTGGTGGTGAACGCGCTGGGACGGCGGTGCCCGATCCCGGTGATCGAGCTGGCGAAGCGGATCGGCGAGGTCCCGGCGGGCGGCACCGTCGCGGTGCTCTCCGACGACGAGGCGGCCCGGCTGGACATCCCCGCCTGGTGCGGGATGCGCGGCGAGGAGTACGCCGGCGAGGCCCCGGCCGCCGACTACGGCGGCGACCGGGGCACGGCCTACCTGGTGGTGCGGCGCGGCTGA
- a CDS encoding carbohydrate kinase family protein: protein MRIAVTGSIATDHLMTFPGRFADQLVADQLHTVSLSFLVDALDVRRGGVGPNICFGLGLLGLRPLLVGAAGPDFAEYRSWLERHGVDTGSVLISELRHTARFVCTTDADHNQIASFYTGAMSEARNIELKPIADRVGGLDLVLIGADDPEAMVRHTQECRARGYAFAADPSQQLARMDGDDIRELIEGAEYLLTNEYEAALIQTKTGWTADEILDRVGTRVTTLGARGVRIDRRGGQPIEVGCPEEEAKVDPTGVGDAFRAGFVAGISWELGLERAAQIGCMLATLVIETVGTQEYELRRGHFLERFAKAYGDTAAAEVRAHLSS, encoded by the coding sequence GTGCGCATCGCCGTCACCGGCTCGATCGCCACCGATCACCTGATGACCTTCCCCGGCCGCTTCGCCGACCAACTCGTCGCCGACCAGCTGCACACGGTCTCGCTCTCCTTCCTGGTCGACGCCCTCGACGTGCGCCGGGGCGGCGTGGGCCCCAACATCTGCTTCGGCCTCGGCCTGCTCGGCCTGCGCCCGCTGCTGGTCGGCGCCGCCGGGCCCGACTTCGCCGAGTACCGCTCCTGGCTGGAGCGGCACGGCGTGGACACCGGGTCGGTGCTGATCTCCGAGCTGCGCCACACCGCGCGCTTCGTCTGCACCACCGACGCGGACCACAACCAGATCGCCTCCTTCTACACCGGCGCCATGTCCGAGGCCCGCAACATCGAGTTGAAGCCGATCGCCGACCGGGTCGGCGGGCTGGACCTGGTGCTGATCGGCGCCGACGACCCCGAGGCGATGGTGCGCCACACCCAGGAGTGCCGGGCCCGTGGCTACGCCTTCGCCGCCGACCCCTCCCAGCAGCTGGCCCGGATGGACGGCGACGACATCCGGGAGCTGATCGAGGGCGCGGAGTACCTGCTCACCAATGAGTACGAGGCCGCCCTGATCCAGACCAAGACCGGCTGGACCGCCGACGAGATCCTGGACCGGGTCGGCACCCGGGTCACCACCCTCGGCGCCCGGGGCGTGCGCATCGACCGCCGGGGCGGGCAGCCCATCGAGGTCGGCTGCCCGGAGGAGGAGGCCAAGGTGGACCCGACCGGTGTCGGCGACGCCTTCCGGGCCGGTTTTGTGGCGGGCATCTCCTGGGAGCTCGGCCTGGAGCGCGCCGCCCAGATCGGCTGCATGCTGGCCACCCTGGTCATCGAGACCGTGGGCACCCAGGAGTACGAGCTCCGCCGGGGCCACTTCCTGGAGCGGTTTGCCAAGGCGTACGGCGACACCGCCGCCGCCGAGGTCCGGGCGCACCTCAGCAGCTGA
- the erpA gene encoding iron-sulfur cluster insertion protein ErpA codes for MTVQDETTVESGIILTDAAAAKVKGLLEQEGREDLALRVAVQPGGCSGLRYQLFFDERSLDGDVVKDFGGVKVVTDRMSAPYLGGATVDFVDTIEKQGFTIDNPNATGSCACGDSFS; via the coding sequence ATGACCGTCCAGGACGAGACCACCGTCGAAAGTGGCATCATCCTCACCGATGCCGCCGCGGCCAAGGTCAAGGGCCTGCTCGAACAGGAGGGCCGCGAAGACCTCGCGCTGCGGGTCGCGGTCCAGCCGGGTGGCTGCTCCGGCCTGCGCTACCAGCTCTTCTTCGACGAGCGCTCGCTCGACGGCGACGTCGTCAAGGACTTCGGCGGCGTCAAGGTCGTCACCGACCGGATGAGCGCGCCCTACCTGGGCGGGGCCACCGTCGACTTCGTCGACACCATCGAGAAGCAGGGCTTCACCATCGACAACCCCAACGCCACCGGCTCCTGCGCCTGCGGCGACTCCTTCAGCTGA
- a CDS encoding GNAT family N-acetyltransferase, which yields MILRPVRDTAADAEAVYEVAQAAFHALAVSRGEPVEEPTPESRARELAWYRHLARHSPEGCWLAEEDGRPAGVALSGRREGTWFLALFAVRPEAQGKGVGLMLLEQALQHGRGCLRGMISSSPDPRAARRYRRAGFTLYPVMGLRGPVDRSGLRDPGEIPVHPGGAAHRHLLESVDRLVRGASHGVDHDFLALHSDELLVADTLAGSGYCYRRGGRVTLLAATSRRLAVRLLREALARVPDGVEASVAELTAEQEWAVDVGLEAGLALSNRGYLALRGMRPPSPYVPNGGFL from the coding sequence ATGATCCTGCGACCGGTGCGTGACACGGCGGCCGATGCCGAGGCGGTGTACGAGGTGGCCCAGGCGGCGTTCCATGCGCTGGCGGTCTCCCGGGGCGAGCCGGTGGAGGAGCCGACGCCGGAGAGCCGGGCACGGGAGCTGGCCTGGTACCGCCATCTGGCGCGGCACAGCCCGGAGGGGTGCTGGCTGGCCGAGGAGGACGGCCGGCCGGCCGGGGTGGCGCTGTCGGGGCGCCGCGAGGGCACCTGGTTTCTCGCCCTCTTCGCGGTGCGGCCGGAGGCGCAGGGCAAGGGGGTCGGGCTGATGCTGCTGGAGCAGGCGCTCCAGCACGGGCGGGGCTGCCTGCGCGGGATGATCAGCTCCTCCCCCGACCCGAGGGCCGCCCGGCGCTACCGGCGGGCCGGGTTCACCCTGTACCCCGTGATGGGGCTGCGCGGCCCGGTGGACCGCTCGGGGCTGCGCGACCCGGGGGAGATTCCGGTGCATCCGGGCGGGGCCGCGCACCGGCATCTGCTGGAGTCGGTGGACCGGCTGGTGCGCGGCGCCTCGCACGGGGTGGACCACGACTTCCTGGCGCTGCACTCGGACGAGCTGCTGGTCGCCGACACCCTGGCGGGCAGCGGCTACTGCTACCGGCGCGGCGGCCGGGTGACGCTGCTGGCCGCCACCTCGCGGCGGCTGGCGGTGCGGCTGCTGCGGGAGGCGCTGGCCCGGGTGCCGGACGGGGTCGAGGCGTCGGTGGCCGAGCTGACCGCCGAGCAGGAGTGGGCGGTGGACGTCGGGCTGGAGGCGGGGCTGGCGCTCTCCAACCGGGGCTATCTGGCGCTGCGCGGGATGCGTCCGCCGTCGCCGTATGTGCCCAACGGCGGCTTTCTGTGA
- a CDS encoding pyridoxal phosphate-dependent decarboxylase family protein, whose protein sequence is MSAVPHRMHQYDASLVDLVFDYMRARLQYDPVPLDHPGDGDKLRAHLDGLLNEHGNDPAEVMKLYDQHLSRAVISADSPRYLSFIPCAPTKAALLFDMVVSCASLQGISWLEAAGAIAAENQVLRLISDRAGLPATAGGCFVSGGSAGNLSALVVARDTARRKHGVDARARLRIAVSDQAHSSIINTLNIIGVEALVVPTEGHRLTGEALRAAIEADDDRPSIIGVVATAGTTNAGIIDDLAGVADVAGHFDLWFHVDGAYGGAGLFAPSVRDRYQGIERADSFVVDPHKWLFAPFDCAALIYRKPWLAKGVHTQDASYLDCLHTEGEEWNPTDYAYHLTRRARGLPLWFSLAVHGTEAYTDAIEEGLRLARDTAQLIRESEHLELVRDPELSAVVFRRKGWGSHDYYDWSHRLLAGQVGFVTPTGWEGETVARFAFLHPGTSMAMVREILATMA, encoded by the coding sequence GTGTCCGCTGTGCCGCACCGCATGCACCAGTACGACGCCTCACTGGTCGACCTGGTCTTCGACTACATGCGGGCCCGCCTCCAGTACGACCCGGTCCCGCTGGACCACCCCGGGGACGGCGACAAGCTCCGCGCCCACCTGGACGGGCTGCTGAACGAGCACGGCAACGACCCCGCCGAGGTGATGAAACTCTACGACCAGCACCTCAGCCGGGCCGTGATCTCCGCCGACAGCCCGCGCTACCTCTCCTTCATCCCCTGCGCCCCCACCAAGGCCGCACTCCTCTTCGACATGGTGGTCTCCTGCGCCTCCCTCCAGGGCATCTCCTGGCTGGAGGCGGCCGGCGCCATCGCCGCCGAGAACCAGGTGCTCCGGCTGATCTCCGACCGGGCCGGACTGCCCGCCACCGCCGGCGGCTGCTTTGTCTCCGGCGGCTCGGCCGGCAACCTCTCCGCCCTGGTCGTCGCCCGCGACACCGCCCGCCGCAAGCACGGCGTCGACGCCCGCGCCCGGCTGCGGATCGCGGTCAGCGACCAGGCCCACTCCTCGATCATCAACACCCTCAACATCATCGGAGTGGAGGCCCTGGTCGTCCCCACCGAGGGACACCGCCTCACCGGCGAGGCGCTGCGCGCCGCCATCGAAGCCGACGACGACCGGCCGTCCATCATCGGCGTCGTCGCCACCGCCGGGACCACCAACGCCGGCATCATCGACGACCTGGCAGGCGTGGCCGACGTGGCCGGCCACTTCGACCTCTGGTTCCATGTGGACGGCGCCTACGGCGGCGCGGGCCTCTTCGCCCCCTCCGTCCGCGACCGCTACCAGGGCATCGAGCGCGCCGACTCCTTTGTGGTCGACCCGCACAAGTGGCTCTTCGCACCGTTCGACTGCGCCGCGCTGATCTACCGCAAGCCGTGGCTGGCCAAGGGCGTGCACACCCAGGACGCCTCCTACCTGGACTGCCTGCACACCGAGGGCGAGGAGTGGAACCCCACCGACTACGCCTACCACCTCACCCGCCGCGCCCGTGGCCTGCCGCTCTGGTTCTCACTGGCGGTGCACGGCACCGAGGCGTACACCGACGCCATCGAGGAGGGGCTGCGGCTCGCCCGCGACACCGCGCAGCTGATCCGGGAGAGCGAGCACCTGGAACTGGTCCGCGACCCGGAGCTGTCCGCCGTCGTCTTCCGCCGCAAGGGCTGGGGCTCCCACGACTACTACGACTGGTCGCACCGGCTGCTGGCCGGGCAGGTCGGCTTTGTCACCCCCACCGGCTGGGAGGGCGAGACCGTCGCCCGCTTCGCCTTCCTGCACCCCGGCACCAGCATGGCGATGGTGCGGGAGATCCTGGCCACCATGGCCTGA
- a CDS encoding Lrp/AsnC family transcriptional regulator encodes MSTSRPVGHGPLPPLHSAPDADLDDIDRRLLRRLGEDGRASYARIGAEVNLSATAVKRRIDRLRARGVVRGFTVVLDPRLLGWGTEAFVEVYCRERTSPEEILASLRQFPEVVAAWTVTGDPDALVHLRAADMRHLDAVIERIRREPGVQRSRSSVVLSRLIG; translated from the coding sequence ATGAGTACGAGCCGTCCCGTCGGCCACGGCCCGCTCCCGCCCCTGCACTCCGCGCCCGACGCCGACCTGGACGACATCGACCGGCGGCTGCTGCGTCGGCTCGGCGAGGACGGCCGCGCCTCGTACGCCCGCATCGGCGCCGAGGTCAACCTCTCCGCCACCGCCGTCAAACGGCGCATCGACCGGCTGCGCGCCCGTGGCGTGGTGCGCGGCTTCACCGTGGTCCTCGACCCCCGGCTGCTCGGCTGGGGCACCGAGGCGTTTGTGGAGGTCTACTGCCGCGAACGCACCTCGCCCGAGGAGATCCTGGCCAGCCTGCGGCAGTTCCCCGAGGTGGTCGCCGCCTGGACGGTCACCGGCGACCCCGACGCCCTGGTCCACCTGCGCGCCGCCGACATGCGCCACCTGGACGCCGTGATCGAGCGCATCCGCCGCGAACCGGGCGTCCAGCGCAGCCGCAGCTCCGTCGTCCTCTCCCGGCTGATCGGCTGA
- the nadA gene encoding quinolinate synthase NadA, with protein sequence MTTTPVAEPLLDVQPTPLALLLLGRDADPDSERGVECPGDLPAASDPGLVERARAAKARLGERVFILGHHYQRDEVIEFADVTGDSFKLARDAAARPEAEYIVFCGVHFMAESADILTSDRQQVILPDLAAGCSMADMATAEQVAECWDVLTDAGVAETTVPVSYMNSSADIKAFTGRHGGTICTSSNAKRALEWAFGQGEKVLFLPDQHLGRNTAVREMGFSLDDCVVYNPHKPGGGVTPEQLRAAKMILWRGHCSVHGRFSLDSVNEVRARIPGVTVLVHPECRHEVVSAADLVGSTEYIIKALDAAPAGSSWAIGTELNLVRRLAKAHPDKEIVFLDRTVCFCSTMNRIDLPHLVWALESLADGRVVNRIEVDAETETFAKAALDRMLALP encoded by the coding sequence GTGACCACCACACCCGTCGCAGAGCCTCTGCTGGACGTCCAGCCCACCCCCCTTGCCCTGCTGCTCCTCGGCCGCGACGCCGACCCGGACAGCGAGCGCGGCGTCGAGTGTCCCGGGGACCTCCCCGCCGCCTCCGACCCGGGCCTGGTGGAGCGCGCCCGCGCCGCCAAGGCACGCCTCGGCGAGCGCGTCTTCATCCTCGGCCACCACTACCAGCGGGACGAGGTCATCGAGTTCGCCGATGTCACCGGCGACTCCTTCAAGCTGGCCCGCGACGCCGCCGCCCGCCCCGAGGCGGAGTACATCGTCTTCTGCGGTGTGCACTTCATGGCGGAGTCCGCCGACATCCTCACCTCGGACCGGCAGCAGGTGATCCTGCCCGACCTGGCCGCCGGCTGCTCCATGGCCGACATGGCCACCGCCGAGCAGGTCGCCGAGTGCTGGGACGTGCTCACCGACGCCGGGGTCGCGGAGACCACCGTCCCCGTCTCGTATATGAACTCCTCCGCCGACATCAAGGCGTTCACCGGCCGTCACGGCGGCACCATCTGCACCTCCTCCAACGCCAAGCGGGCGCTGGAGTGGGCCTTCGGCCAGGGCGAGAAGGTGCTCTTCCTGCCCGACCAGCACCTGGGCCGCAACACCGCCGTCCGCGAGATGGGCTTCTCGCTCGACGACTGCGTGGTCTACAACCCGCACAAGCCGGGCGGCGGGGTCACCCCGGAGCAGCTGCGCGCCGCGAAGATGATCCTCTGGCGCGGCCACTGCTCGGTGCACGGCCGCTTCTCGCTGGACTCGGTGAACGAGGTCCGCGCCCGCATCCCCGGGGTGACCGTGCTGGTCCACCCGGAGTGCCGGCACGAGGTGGTGTCGGCGGCCGACCTGGTCGGCTCGACCGAGTACATCATCAAGGCGCTGGACGCGGCCCCGGCCGGCTCCAGCTGGGCCATCGGCACCGAGCTCAATCTGGTGCGCCGGCTGGCCAAGGCCCACCCGGACAAGGAGATCGTCTTCCTGGACCGGACGGTCTGCTTCTGCTCCACCATGAACCGCATCGACCTGCCGCACCTGGTGTGGGCGCTGGAGTCGCTCGCCGACGGCCGGGTGGTCAACCGGATCGAGGTCGACGCCGAGACCGAGACCTTCGCCAAGGCGGCGCTGGACCGGATGCTGGCCCTGCCGTAG
- the pspAA gene encoding PspA-associated protein PspAA yields MIVRIMGEGQLDVAESHLDRLNQLDDELLAALERGDEGLFRTALGNLLTAVREAGSPRPEESLEPSDLILPAADATVEEVRRLLRDDGLIPG; encoded by the coding sequence ATGATCGTCCGGATCATGGGGGAGGGGCAGCTGGATGTGGCCGAAAGCCACCTCGACCGGCTGAACCAGCTCGACGACGAACTGCTCGCCGCCCTGGAGCGGGGCGACGAGGGCCTTTTCCGCACCGCGCTGGGCAATCTGCTGACGGCGGTGCGGGAGGCCGGTTCGCCGAGGCCGGAGGAGTCCCTGGAGCCCTCCGACCTGATCCTGCCGGCCGCGGACGCCACGGTGGAGGAGGTCCGCCGCCTGCTGCGCGACGACGGCCTGATCCCCGGCTGA
- a CDS encoding PspA/IM30 family protein, with protein MSDGIMKRMGMVFRSKANKALDRMEDPRETLDYSYQKQLELLQKVRRGVADVATSRKRLELQLQQLQQQSAKYEDQGRKALSLGREDLAREALTRKGALAQQIGDLETQYQQLQGEEEKLTLASQRLQAKVDAFRTKKETIKATYTAAQAQTRIAESFSGISEEMGDVGLAIQRAEDKTAQLQARAGAIDELLASGALDDPSGMRKDDIEAELERIGGGADVELELARMKAELSGGSPQQALEQGNGQQQPQSAPQDTPNRFEK; from the coding sequence ATGAGCGACGGAATCATGAAGCGGATGGGGATGGTCTTCCGCTCCAAGGCGAACAAGGCCTTGGACCGGATGGAGGACCCGCGCGAGACGCTCGACTACTCGTACCAGAAGCAGCTTGAGCTGCTTCAGAAGGTGCGCCGGGGTGTGGCCGATGTCGCCACGTCGCGCAAGCGCCTTGAGCTCCAGCTCCAGCAGTTGCAGCAGCAGTCGGCGAAGTACGAGGACCAGGGGCGCAAGGCGCTCTCCCTGGGCCGCGAGGACCTCGCGCGCGAGGCGCTGACCCGCAAGGGTGCGCTGGCGCAGCAGATCGGCGATCTGGAGACGCAGTACCAGCAGTTGCAGGGCGAGGAGGAGAAGCTGACGCTCGCCTCGCAGCGGTTGCAGGCCAAGGTGGACGCCTTCCGTACCAAGAAGGAGACCATCAAGGCCACATACACCGCGGCCCAGGCGCAGACCAGGATCGCGGAGTCCTTCTCCGGCATCTCCGAGGAGATGGGCGATGTCGGCCTGGCCATCCAGCGGGCGGAGGACAAGACCGCCCAGTTGCAGGCCCGGGCCGGGGCGATCGACGAGCTGCTGGCCTCGGGTGCGCTGGACGACCCGAGCGGCATGCGCAAGGACGACATCGAGGCGGAGCTGGAGCGGATCGGCGGCGGCGCCGATGTCGAGCTGGAGCTGGCCAGGATGAAGGCGGAGCTCTCCGGCGGTTCGCCGCAGCAGGCGCTGGAGCAGGGCAACGGCCAGCAGCAGCCGCAGTCCGCACCGCAGGACACCCCCAACCGCTTCGAGAAGTGA